In Rhizophagus irregularis chromosome 19, complete sequence, the following are encoded in one genomic region:
- a CDS encoding Fructose-bisphosphate aldolase 1: MACKELGIPTGVVTGENVRKLLNYASDKGFAIPAVNCTSSSTVNAALEAARDIKAPLIIQLSQGGSAYYAGKGLSNDGQRASIIGAVAAAHHVRLVAKEYGIPVILHSDHCAKKLLPWFDGMLEADEEYFKKHGEPLFSSHMLDLSEEPKDDNIAICKKYLERMSKINLLLEMEIGITGGEEDGVDNTGVDNASLYTQPEDIWDVYRELSKVSDMFTIAAAFGNVHGVYKPGNVKLSPHLLKKHQEYVKKQLSSKTDKPIWFVFHGGSGSVKDEIKEAVSYGVIKMNVDTDTQWAYWEGIKNYYEGKKGYLQSQVGNPEGEDKPNKKYYDPRVFIREAEKTMTKRVQEACRDLGNVDRL; encoded by the exons ATGGCTTGTAAAGAACTTGGTATTCCAACTGGTGTTGTCACTGGAGAAAATGTTcgtaaattgttaaattacgCTAGCGATAAAGGTTTTGCTATTCCAGCAGTGAATTGTACTTCTTCTTCAACAGTTAATGCAGCTTTGGAAGCTGCTCGTGATATCAAAGCACCACTTATTATCCAACTTTCTCAAGGTGGTTCGGCTTATTATGCTGGTAAAGGTTTAAGTAACGACGGACAACGAGCTAGTATTATCGGAGCTGTTGCCGCTGCCCATCACGTTAGACTTGTCGCAAAAGAGTACGGGAT CCCAGTTATCCTGCATTCTGATCATTGTGCCAAGAAACTTTTACCTTGGTTTGACGGAATGCTAGAAGCCgatgaagaatattttaaaaaacatggAGAACCACTTTTCAGTTCGCATATGTTGGATCTTTCGGAAGAGCCGAAAGATGATAATATCGCAATCtgtaaaaaatatcttgaacGTATGTCAAAAATCAATCTATTATTAGAAATGGAAATTGGTATTACAGGAGGAGAAGAAGATGGTGTTGATAATACGGGAGTTGATAATGCATCATTATATACACAACCTGAAGACATTTGGGATGTTTATCGTGAATTGAGTAAAGTTTCTGATATGTTTACTATTGCTGCTGCATTTGGCAATGTTCATGGAGTTTATAAGCCTGGAAATGTTAAACTTTCTCCTCATTTACTTAAAAAGCATCAAGAGTATGTTAAAAAACAACTCAGTAGTAAAACCGATAAACCTATTTGGTTTGTTTTTCATGGTGGTAGCGGTTCTgttaaagatgaaattaaagaagctGTTAGTTATGGTGTTATCAAAATGAATGttgatactgatactcaatgGGCTTATTGGGAaggtattaaaaattattatgaggGTAAAAAAGGTTATCTCCAATCTCAAGTTGGCAATCCTGAAGGTGAAGATAAaccaaacaaaaaatattatgatccTCGTGTTTTTATTCGTGAAGCTGAAAAAACTATGACTAAACGTGTTCAAGAAGCTTGTCGTGATTTAGGAAACGTTGATCGTTTGTGA